The Cylindrospermopsis curvispora GIHE-G1 genome contains a region encoding:
- a CDS encoding ribbon-helix-helix domain-containing protein has protein sequence MTNKKWAVKRITVNLATQEAEKLEKYCQQTGRPATDVIRELIRSLPNNDEYKSLASELEGLQVLSKTTKTMVQLHQD, from the coding sequence ATGACTAACAAAAAATGGGCTGTTAAACGTATAACCGTCAATCTGGCAACACAGGAAGCCGAAAAATTGGAAAAATATTGTCAACAAACCGGAAGACCAGCTACAGATGTGATTCGTGAACTGATTAGGAGCTTACCCAACAATGATGAATATAAGTCTTTAGCAAGCGAGCTGGAAGGTCTCCAGGTTTTGAGCAAAACAACCAAAACAATGGTACAATTACACCAGGACTAG
- a CDS encoding iron-sulfur cluster assembly accessory protein: MTPVTQTQQRGIILSEAALRQVKSLQAQQGQDLCLRVGVRQGGCSGMSYMMDFEDLSKITPQDEVFDYDGFKIVCDGKSLLYLYGLMLDYSNAMIGGGFQFTNPNASQTCGCGKSFGV; the protein is encoded by the coding sequence ATGACACCAGTAACTCAAACTCAACAACGCGGAATTATTCTCAGTGAAGCCGCACTACGTCAGGTAAAATCCCTCCAAGCTCAACAAGGCCAAGATTTATGCCTGAGGGTGGGAGTCCGTCAAGGCGGTTGTTCTGGAATGTCCTACATGATGGATTTTGAAGACCTCTCTAAAATTACCCCCCAGGATGAGGTTTTTGATTACGATGGCTTTAAAATTGTTTGCGATGGCAAGAGTTTATTATATCTATATGGATTAATGCTAGACTACAGCAATGCTATGATTGGTGGAGGCTTCCAATTTACCAATCCCAATGCTTCCCAAACCTGTGGTTGTGGCAAATCCTTTGGAGTATAA
- a CDS encoding S8 family serine peptidase has translation MKETLIICTLGICSLGVPVLASIQSSNFLGTNGINALILHQPPYKLTGRKIALGQVEIGRPGVFGLDKAVSKNRAVTPTAVFSLNEPAQSNLGVDTHAYNVAGVMTSQDKYLPGVAPQAKLYSSAVGLGRNLGQSEECLSAQHVALQNGGDLRAINFSFGEPLNRDPRPEPVLDGKALLTLCVDWSTRVHDVTYVIAGNQGKGGISIPTDNFNAINVAFSSPRRGIFDKLHVSNLAGNNQEVSDRLVGKEFNINGRSSVGLVAPGTNIPVINPDGKLNKSTGSSFAAPQVTGTIALLQEFADRQLRKQTVNWKIDARRHQVMKAVLLNSAEKILDNGNGLRLGMTRTLVDKQNRDWVVSQAYNNPGIPLDPQMGSGHLNVFRAYQQFMWGQWGPGNEVPAIGWDYHRISANSSIDYSLRKPLKKDSFVAITLTWDRLVELEDTNQNRLYDTDETFIDKGINNLDIYLLKADEKKIKVSNCSSTSQIDNVEHIFCSIPEGGKYKVRVDFKNQVNQSKQDYALAWWTVGEN, from the coding sequence ATGAAGGAAACTTTGATTATATGCACTTTGGGTATTTGCTCTTTAGGTGTGCCAGTACTTGCATCTATTCAATCTAGCAATTTTCTGGGAACTAATGGTATTAATGCTCTGATTTTACACCAACCACCCTATAAATTAACTGGTCGTAAAATTGCCCTGGGCCAGGTAGAAATTGGCCGTCCCGGTGTATTTGGCTTGGATAAAGCCGTATCTAAAAACCGCGCCGTTACCCCAACTGCCGTATTTTCACTAAATGAACCCGCTCAATCTAACCTTGGTGTTGATACTCATGCCTACAATGTAGCTGGAGTGATGACTAGTCAAGACAAGTATCTTCCAGGGGTAGCACCCCAAGCAAAATTATACTCCTCTGCTGTTGGACTTGGCCGTAACTTAGGTCAATCAGAGGAGTGCTTGTCAGCACAACATGTTGCTCTACAAAATGGTGGAGATTTACGAGCCATTAACTTTAGTTTTGGCGAACCCCTTAACCGCGATCCTAGACCAGAACCAGTGTTAGATGGTAAAGCCCTACTAACTTTATGTGTTGACTGGTCAACTCGAGTGCATGATGTAACCTATGTGATTGCTGGAAATCAGGGTAAAGGAGGAATTTCCATTCCTACGGACAATTTTAACGCCATCAACGTGGCTTTTTCATCACCAAGGAGAGGAATTTTTGACAAACTTCATGTTTCTAATTTGGCAGGAAATAACCAAGAAGTGAGCGATCGCCTGGTAGGGAAGGAATTTAACATTAATGGGCGCAGTTCCGTAGGTTTAGTAGCTCCTGGGACAAACATTCCGGTAATTAACCCGGATGGTAAATTAAATAAATCTACTGGTTCAAGTTTTGCTGCGCCCCAGGTCACAGGAACCATAGCCCTGTTACAAGAATTTGCCGATAGACAATTAAGAAAGCAGACTGTAAATTGGAAAATTGATGCCAGGAGACATCAAGTCATGAAAGCCGTACTATTAAACTCAGCGGAGAAAATCCTAGATAATGGTAATGGACTAAGACTGGGAATGACCAGGACCTTAGTAGATAAACAAAATAGAGATTGGGTAGTTTCCCAAGCCTATAACAATCCAGGAATTCCCTTAGATCCCCAAATGGGTTCAGGTCATTTAAATGTATTTCGTGCCTACCAACAATTTATGTGGGGACAATGGGGGCCCGGTAATGAAGTACCAGCCATTGGTTGGGATTATCATAGGATTAGTGCCAACTCATCAATAGACTATAGCCTGAGGAAACCCTTAAAAAAAGACAGTTTTGTGGCTATTACCTTGACTTGGGACAGACTAGTAGAACTGGAGGATACCAATCAAAACCGATTATATGATACGGACGAAACATTTATAGACAAAGGAATAAATAACTTAGATATTTACCTCTTAAAAGCCGATGAAAAAAAAATAAAAGTTTCCAATTGCTCTTCCACAAGTCAAATTGACAATGTGGAGCATATCTTTTGTAGTATCCCTGAAGGTGGTAAGTATAAGGTACGCGTGGATTTTAAAAACCAAGTTAACCAATCAAAACAAGACTACGCCCTAGCTTGGTGGACAGTAGGAGAAAACTAG
- a CDS encoding YaaW family protein translates to MDELRTVLELATHEELQDITAILFSRKFNPLDYVHTPEPVMVQSQNRQAWLDTLESRFRFLAADGITVLRKRTDKVTYRQALVQVCRHLKISYYEELSTVDLEAEVFLHLLGKVWRKLPPQQRQKISSRIQSQLLTSDLPNSVLQLLPTDSLGLIFKAGSAVAVTSVIQPYLLKQIACQFATHLATYQVTKQATIVGTEMASQQIKNYVTAQMARRGMTLSAARYGAVRTVFSIVGPVMWAWFLADLGWRTISTNYGRIIPTIFTLAQIRLTRTECWQPT, encoded by the coding sequence TTGGATGAGCTGAGGACAGTTCTGGAGTTGGCGACCCACGAAGAACTGCAAGACATAACCGCAATTCTGTTCAGTCGTAAATTTAACCCCTTAGATTATGTTCATACCCCGGAACCTGTCATGGTACAAAGCCAAAATCGTCAGGCTTGGTTAGATACTTTAGAGAGTAGATTTAGATTTTTAGCAGCTGATGGAATAACCGTATTGCGTAAGCGTACTGACAAAGTAACATATAGGCAAGCCTTAGTTCAAGTTTGTAGGCATTTAAAAATATCCTATTATGAAGAGTTATCAACCGTTGATTTAGAAGCAGAAGTATTTTTGCATCTTCTAGGAAAAGTTTGGAGAAAATTACCACCACAACAACGGCAAAAAATCTCTTCTCGAATACAGTCTCAACTACTAACATCAGATTTACCCAATTCTGTGTTACAATTGTTGCCTACAGATTCTTTAGGATTGATTTTCAAAGCTGGTAGTGCAGTAGCAGTCACTTCCGTGATTCAACCATATTTACTGAAACAAATTGCTTGTCAGTTTGCTACCCATTTAGCCACCTATCAGGTAACCAAGCAAGCTACCATTGTTGGCACAGAAATGGCCAGTCAACAAATTAAAAACTATGTTACCGCCCAAATGGCGCGACGGGGAATGACCCTCAGTGCTGCTCGTTATGGTGCGGTACGCACTGTTTTTTCCATCGTGGGACCCGTAATGTGGGCCTGGTTTCTAGCAGACTTGGGTTGGCGGACAATTTCTACTAACTATGGTCGTATTATTCCCACTATTTTTACCCTTGCTCAAATTCGTCTCACTCGCACAGAATGTTGGCAGCCAACTTAA
- the thyD gene encoding thylakoid membrane protein ThyD, whose protein sequence is MKVAVTGATGFVGSRLVQCLHDRGEQILVLSRNPRSAARIFPSEVFPNVEILAYTPGVSGVWQNRIAGCDGVVNLAGEPIAQQRWTPEHKLEILNSRKLGTQKIVQAIAEANPKPSVLINASAIGFYGTSQTATFDENSPTGNDFLAQVCQQWEEQAQMVRNYDVRLVILRFGIVLGNGGALGKMITPFKLFAGGPIGSGNQWFSWIHLNDIVNLIIQSLVDPNAQGVYNATAPHPVQMKDLSNTMAQVMNRPAWLPVPGFALEALLGEGAMVVLEGQRVLPQRTQALGFQYQYPLLPSALREILT, encoded by the coding sequence ATGAAAGTAGCAGTTACTGGAGCAACTGGATTTGTCGGTAGTCGTTTAGTCCAATGTCTACATGACAGAGGTGAACAAATATTAGTGTTGAGTCGCAATCCTAGATCCGCTGCTAGGATTTTTCCTTCCGAGGTTTTTCCCAATGTGGAAATTTTGGCTTACACACCTGGTGTATCCGGAGTCTGGCAAAATAGAATTGCTGGTTGTGATGGTGTGGTAAACTTAGCAGGGGAACCCATAGCACAACAACGCTGGACTCCAGAACACAAGCTGGAGATTCTTAATAGTCGCAAGTTGGGCACCCAAAAAATCGTCCAAGCTATAGCTGAAGCTAACCCTAAACCGTCTGTGTTGATCAATGCTTCAGCTATTGGTTTTTATGGCACTAGTCAAACCGCTACTTTTGATGAAAATAGCCCCACAGGTAATGATTTCCTCGCTCAGGTCTGTCAACAGTGGGAAGAGCAAGCACAAATGGTGAGGAATTATGATGTGCGGTTGGTCATTTTGCGCTTTGGTATTGTCCTTGGTAATGGTGGTGCTTTAGGCAAAATGATTACCCCCTTCAAACTTTTTGCGGGCGGTCCCATTGGTAGTGGTAATCAGTGGTTCTCTTGGATTCATCTCAACGATATTGTAAATCTAATTATTCAGTCTTTGGTTGATCCAAATGCACAAGGTGTGTACAATGCCACTGCTCCCCATCCTGTGCAAATGAAAGACCTTAGCAATACAATGGCACAGGTGATGAACCGTCCCGCTTGGTTACCAGTACCCGGGTTCGCCCTGGAAGCACTTTTGGGAGAAGGGGCGATGGTAGTTCTGGAAGGACAAAGGGTTCTACCTCAACGCACTCAAGCCTTGGGTTTTCAATATCAGTACCCCCTTCTCCCCTCCGCTTTACGGGAAATCTTGACCTGA
- the rpe gene encoding ribulose-phosphate 3-epimerase, whose translation MTQNRSQKPIVIAPSILSANFSRLGEDIRAVDAAGADWIHVDVMDGRFVPNITIGPLVVEAIRPVTTKPLDVHLMIVEPEKYVEGFAKAGADIISVHAEHNASPHLHRTLGQIKELGKQAGVVLNPGTPLQLIEYVLELCDLVLIMSVNPGFGGQSFIPSVVPKIRQLRQMCDEKGLDPWIEVDGGLKANNTWQVLEAGANAIVAGSAVFNAPDYAQAIENIRHSKRPVKELAVSL comes from the coding sequence ATGACTCAAAACCGATCTCAAAAGCCCATAGTTATTGCTCCATCCATCCTATCAGCAAACTTTAGCCGTTTAGGCGAGGATATTCGTGCGGTAGATGCAGCAGGAGCAGATTGGATTCACGTTGATGTAATGGATGGACGTTTTGTCCCCAACATTACCATTGGTCCTCTGGTTGTGGAGGCGATTCGTCCAGTTACAACCAAACCACTGGATGTCCATTTGATGATTGTGGAACCAGAAAAATATGTAGAAGGTTTTGCTAAAGCTGGTGCGGATATTATTTCCGTCCATGCTGAACACAATGCTTCCCCTCATCTGCACCGCACCCTAGGACAAATCAAGGAGTTAGGTAAACAAGCTGGGGTTGTACTCAATCCTGGTACGCCCTTACAGCTAATTGAATATGTACTAGAACTCTGTGACTTAGTGCTAATCATGAGTGTTAACCCTGGTTTCGGCGGACAAAGTTTTATTCCCAGCGTGGTACCTAAAATTCGCCAACTACGTCAGATGTGTGATGAAAAAGGTTTGGATCCTTGGATTGAAGTTGATGGTGGTTTAAAAGCTAATAATACTTGGCAGGTATTAGAAGCTGGAGCTAATGCCATCGTAGCAGGTTCAGCTGTATTTAATGCTCCTGATTATGCTCAAGCCATTGAGAATATTCGTCATAGCAAACGTCCTGTGAAGGAACTAGCTGTTTCTCTATAG
- a CDS encoding Ycf51 family protein has protein sequence MPTTADFLQYSQWSGITTIALAALTILALLFKWGLRFRLVGATGFMLVLTAGLFSLSLVPLSRTVIPGAARYTLVYDNGSNQAVIATSPDITPTQLEATLRQAASNLYSYGRMGAGGNNSLTIRARTVLHPEPGISTPVYLGKVERTLVTREDPQMLVEVFLDKFPQLPPS, from the coding sequence ATGCCCACTACAGCAGACTTTCTTCAATACTCTCAATGGTCAGGAATCACGACCATAGCACTTGCAGCACTGACAATTTTGGCTCTTCTATTTAAATGGGGGTTACGTTTTCGCTTGGTAGGTGCAACTGGTTTTATGCTTGTGCTCACAGCAGGACTCTTTTCACTATCCCTAGTTCCCCTGAGTCGTACAGTAATTCCTGGTGCTGCTAGATATACTTTAGTTTATGACAATGGTTCCAATCAAGCCGTAATTGCTACCAGTCCAGATATTACTCCTACCCAGCTAGAAGCAACTTTACGCCAAGCAGCCAGTAATCTCTACTCTTACGGGCGCATGGGAGCTGGAGGTAACAACAGTTTGACAATTCGCGCTCGGACAGTTCTCCACCCGGAACCAGGTATATCAACACCTGTCTACTTGGGTAAAGTGGAAAGAACACTAGTTACCCGGGAAGACCCACAAATGTTGGTGGAAGTTTTCTTGGATAAATTTCCCCAATTACCACCATCCTGA
- a CDS encoding tetratricopeptide repeat protein: MTVTVEELFDTGLQRYKDGESAADLIPVFKEVCDRSPKSGSAWICLAWLYLLEEKGQLAYKAASKAVKINPQDPQGRVNLALAMLETGQKGLREHIIAAQQLIFVNKEWEEDLRNSIEDGLARKPNWNNLAKVKTWLFDIS; encoded by the coding sequence ATGACCGTGACAGTTGAGGAACTATTTGATACAGGGTTACAGCGATATAAGGATGGTGAGTCTGCTGCAGATCTCATCCCCGTATTTAAAGAGGTGTGCGATCGCTCACCGAAATCAGGTTCCGCATGGATATGTTTAGCCTGGTTGTATCTTTTAGAAGAGAAAGGGCAACTAGCCTACAAAGCGGCGAGTAAAGCCGTCAAGATCAACCCCCAAGATCCCCAAGGTAGGGTGAATTTAGCCCTAGCCATGTTAGAGACAGGTCAAAAGGGTTTAAGAGAACACATAATAGCTGCCCAGCAATTGATTTTCGTCAATAAAGAATGGGAAGAAGACCTGAGAAATAGTATTGAGGATGGTTTAGCTAGAAAGCCCAATTGGAACAATTTAGCTAAAGTGAAAACATGGTTATTTGACATCAGTTAA
- a CDS encoding O-antigen ligase family protein — protein MLAANLKQIRQFFVHPHSSLQLPWNSLLLGLLILPINPFFGAIAICWASYKTWRKKHSSIKHKTLNHLLVILSFWFLITTGFTVFAKDQPDTLLGLFNFLPYFVVFAGLTPLITRVSELRQLTWIIVCSSLPVVIIGLGQLFLGWHARWQFLSVVVNLTIYPGGEPLGRMSSIFMHANTLAAYLITVLILGLGLWLENYQKIRKKADYNHSSFIFLSVMIIANFLALILTSSRNGWGIAVMACIAYSLYKGWRLIVAGIMGITASIMLAAFATERIASLFRSFVPYFIWARLNDQMYPDRPLALMRKTQWQFAWDLTLQQPLTGWGLRSFPHLYQQKMGVGINHPHNLFLMLSAETGLITTCLFICFLFWIVIVAIKIWYKSSLPRENRLVFLSYLLAFIGWIMFNMVDVTTFDLILSALFWVILAALYGVAHRYESSHN, from the coding sequence ATGTTGGCAGCCAACTTAAAACAAATTCGACAGTTTTTTGTCCATCCCCATTCTAGTCTACAACTACCATGGAATAGTTTGTTGTTGGGGTTACTGATTCTCCCCATTAATCCATTTTTTGGGGCCATAGCCATTTGTTGGGCATCCTACAAGACCTGGAGAAAAAAACACTCCAGTATTAAACACAAAACCTTGAATCATTTATTGGTAATTTTAAGTTTTTGGTTTTTAATTACTACGGGATTTACGGTATTTGCTAAGGATCAACCAGATACTCTTTTAGGATTATTCAATTTCTTGCCATATTTTGTGGTGTTTGCTGGATTAACTCCTTTAATCACTAGAGTTAGTGAATTGCGTCAACTGACTTGGATTATTGTATGCAGTTCTTTACCTGTGGTAATTATTGGCTTGGGACAACTGTTTTTAGGTTGGCATGCAAGATGGCAATTTCTATCAGTAGTGGTTAATTTGACAATTTACCCCGGGGGAGAACCCTTGGGAAGAATGTCCTCCATATTCATGCACGCCAATACTCTAGCAGCTTATCTGATTACCGTATTGATTCTGGGCTTAGGTTTATGGTTAGAAAATTATCAAAAGATACGTAAAAAAGCAGATTATAACCACTCTTCATTTATATTCTTGAGTGTAATGATCATTGCTAACTTTTTAGCTTTGATATTAACTAGCTCTCGCAATGGGTGGGGAATAGCAGTTATGGCTTGTATTGCCTATTCTCTTTATAAAGGTTGGCGACTAATTGTAGCTGGAATAATGGGCATAACTGCCAGTATTATGTTAGCAGCCTTTGCAACCGAGAGAATCGCTTCTCTTTTTCGTAGTTTTGTTCCCTATTTCATCTGGGCGCGATTAAATGATCAAATGTATCCTGACAGACCCTTGGCATTAATGCGTAAAACCCAGTGGCAGTTTGCCTGGGATTTAACCCTACAACAACCCTTAACCGGTTGGGGTCTACGCAGTTTTCCTCACCTTTATCAGCAGAAAATGGGTGTTGGTATTAACCATCCCCACAATCTGTTTTTAATGCTATCAGCCGAAACGGGTTTAATTACTACCTGCTTGTTTATTTGCTTCTTATTTTGGATAGTTATAGTTGCTATCAAAATTTGGTACAAGTCATCTTTGCCAAGAGAAAATAGATTAGTCTTTTTGAGTTACCTATTAGCTTTTATAGGCTGGATAATGTTTAACATGGTAGATGTGACCACTTTTGACCTGATATTAAGTGCCCTGTTCTGGGTAATTTTAGCAGCTTTATACGGTGTAGCTCATCGCTATGAAAGTTCCCATAATTAA
- a CDS encoding SRPBCC family protein, with protein MADWLEHSVQIEVPVPIELVWELWSDLQQMPKWMKWIDSVNISTDDPNISLWKLSTGGLEFTWKSRILRITSQQIIQWESVDGLPNQGAIRFYDRHQGGSIVKMTVAYAIPGILGKLMDNLFLGRVVESTLQADLERFKQYAIDLQPDD; from the coding sequence ATGGCTGACTGGTTAGAGCATAGCGTACAGATAGAAGTTCCAGTTCCCATAGAACTAGTATGGGAATTGTGGTCTGATTTACAACAAATGCCCAAATGGATGAAATGGATTGATTCGGTGAATATCTCCACCGATGACCCCAATATCTCCCTTTGGAAACTGAGCACGGGTGGTCTGGAATTCACCTGGAAATCCCGCATCCTCCGAATTACCTCCCAGCAAATTATTCAGTGGGAATCGGTTGATGGCCTGCCAAATCAGGGAGCTATTCGCTTTTATGACCGCCATCAAGGGGGTAGCATTGTCAAGATGACAGTCGCCTACGCTATACCAGGAATCCTTGGTAAGTTGATGGACAATTTGTTTTTAGGTCGGGTGGTAGAATCAACACTCCAAGCAGACTTAGAAAGATTTAAACAGTATGCTATCGATTTGCAACCAGATGATTGA
- a CDS encoding DUF6930 domain-containing protein gives MTGFSPSTIRRLKKLTQVPCVWEGDRRTLLSPVVSEEFELPAGECILWVDGSEGVIRSMEVIGSVQGREAMVRTLIQAMEHPQGGDKRARPQKILVRDREVQFYLRGILQDLDITVDYSPELPLIDEIFQSFGEVMESYVPPLPPKYAEGLTKKAYKIWEMAPWEFVHPNKIISIEINKWDIEKLYVSIMGGADYTVLFYRSAESLTRFRTDFYHSYEESEDESLESAFLQQDCLFLTFDPIDEDDEDLDTEDEDINIGYLPSSEIEPDFGTIHPLEGLNSILYEEEAQIMYVALESVIRFLRDHKRPLSQKDFPVITQRYRISVPDCDQGNQNVSVNICTMPELCSQLYEIESAHLVEDDFDQIEQLRNDLIPEGCLLSLGTIPWNSLISLPPTVRHLGGHKIKSKCDTIPIFLVQTSRAKANTIIKNIRDAGDIRGICFNTVNSHQDGKKVDLSILQTHNEDLFLITEFSHDDENYIASQKRWNRACRQNGGHCGLVIAKGLSTTRGNPGINDIMAFFDGKCITPEELGIDFLEI, from the coding sequence ATGACAGGCTTTAGTCCATCCACTATTCGTAGATTAAAGAAGTTGACCCAAGTACCCTGTGTATGGGAGGGAGATCGCCGTACACTTTTGTCACCAGTGGTCAGTGAAGAATTTGAATTACCAGCTGGGGAGTGCATTCTCTGGGTGGATGGTTCGGAGGGAGTTATTAGAAGTATGGAGGTAATAGGCTCAGTACAAGGAAGGGAAGCCATGGTGCGTACTCTAATACAGGCCATGGAACACCCGCAAGGTGGAGATAAACGTGCCAGACCTCAAAAAATTCTCGTACGGGACAGGGAAGTTCAATTTTACCTGCGGGGGATTTTACAGGATTTGGATATTACAGTTGATTATTCACCGGAACTACCACTGATTGATGAAATTTTCCAGTCCTTTGGCGAGGTCATGGAAAGTTATGTCCCCCCTTTACCTCCAAAATACGCAGAAGGTCTTACAAAGAAGGCTTATAAAATTTGGGAAATGGCACCATGGGAATTCGTCCATCCAAATAAGATTATTTCCATAGAAATTAATAAATGGGATATAGAAAAACTGTATGTCTCAATTATGGGAGGTGCTGATTATACTGTGTTGTTCTACCGTTCTGCGGAATCTCTGACAAGATTCCGCACTGATTTTTATCACTCCTATGAAGAATCTGAAGATGAGTCTTTGGAATCAGCTTTTCTCCAGCAGGATTGCCTATTTCTTACTTTTGATCCCATAGATGAGGATGATGAAGACCTGGACACAGAAGATGAAGATATAAATATAGGGTATTTACCATCCTCAGAAATTGAACCCGATTTTGGCACTATCCATCCTTTGGAAGGATTGAACTCCATTCTATACGAAGAAGAAGCACAGATTATGTATGTTGCACTCGAAAGCGTCATCCGTTTTCTGCGTGATCATAAACGTCCCCTGTCCCAAAAGGATTTCCCAGTAATTACCCAACGCTATCGCATTTCTGTACCTGATTGTGATCAAGGCAATCAAAATGTATCTGTCAATATTTGTACCATGCCAGAACTGTGTTCGCAGTTATATGAGATTGAAAGTGCCCATTTAGTGGAAGATGATTTCGATCAGATAGAGCAATTACGGAATGACTTAATACCGGAAGGTTGTTTACTGTCTCTCGGAACCATACCCTGGAACAGCTTAATTTCCCTACCTCCTACTGTTAGACATTTAGGAGGTCACAAAATTAAGTCTAAATGTGACACCATACCTATTTTTTTAGTACAAACTTCTCGCGCAAAAGCGAACACTATCATTAAAAATATTCGCGATGCAGGGGATATTAGAGGGATTTGCTTTAATACTGTAAATAGTCACCAAGATGGAAAAAAAGTTGACTTGAGTATCCTGCAAACACATAATGAGGATCTGTTCTTAATTACGGAATTTTCACACGACGATGAAAATTATATTGCATCCCAGAAAAGATGGAATAGAGCATGTCGCCAAAATGGTGGCCATTGTGGATTAGTCATTGCCAAGGGACTCTCCACCACCCGTGGTAATCCTGGAATCAATGATATTATGGCCTTCTTTGATGGAAAATGTATTACCCCTGAAGAGTTAGGCATCGATTTTTTGGAAATTTAA
- the zds gene encoding 9,9'-di-cis-zeta-carotene desaturase — translation MRVVIVGAGLAGLATAVDLADAGWEVEIFEARPFVGGKVSSWVDGDGNHIEMGLHVFFGCYYNLFELMAKVGAGNNLRLKEHTHVFVNKGGNTGALDFRFITGAPFNGLKAFFTTSQLSLQDKLQNALALGTSPIVRGLIDFEGAMRDIRNLDKISFSEWFYSHGGSKGSIKRMWNPIAYALGFIDCDHISARCMLTIFQFFAAKTEASILRMLEGSPQEYLHQPIVNYLTDRGTKIHTRRQVREIQFTESDSQAEVTGILVAQGEQEELITADAYVFACDVPGIQRVLPLSWRKWPEFDNIYKLDAVPVATVQLRFDGWVTELQDSEKRHQLHQAVGIDNLLYTADADFSCFADLALTSPADYYRPGQGSLMQLVLTPGDPFIKQSNEAIAHHVLKQVHELFPSSRELNMTWYSVVKLAQSLYREAPGMDPYRPDQKTPVGNFFLAGSYTQQDYIDSMEGATISGKRAAKAILATWGIFK, via the coding sequence ATGCGTGTTGTAATTGTAGGAGCAGGATTGGCTGGATTAGCTACTGCTGTAGATTTAGCCGATGCGGGTTGGGAGGTGGAAATTTTTGAAGCTCGCCCGTTTGTCGGTGGTAAGGTCAGCAGTTGGGTGGATGGTGATGGCAATCACATAGAAATGGGGTTGCATGTGTTTTTTGGATGCTACTACAATCTATTTGAGCTCATGGCAAAGGTGGGAGCAGGCAATAATTTACGTCTCAAGGAACACACTCACGTTTTTGTCAATAAAGGTGGAAATACGGGAGCTTTAGACTTTCGATTTATTACTGGCGCACCTTTTAATGGGTTAAAGGCATTTTTTACCACTTCCCAACTTTCATTACAAGATAAGTTACAAAATGCTCTTGCTCTGGGCACTAGTCCTATTGTTCGAGGTCTAATTGACTTTGAAGGAGCTATGAGGGATATCCGCAATTTAGATAAGATTAGCTTTTCTGAGTGGTTTTACAGCCATGGAGGGAGTAAAGGGAGCATCAAACGGATGTGGAATCCTATTGCTTATGCTTTGGGTTTTATCGATTGTGACCATATTTCTGCCCGTTGCATGTTGACAATTTTCCAGTTCTTTGCAGCTAAAACCGAAGCTTCTATTTTACGCATGCTGGAAGGTTCACCTCAAGAATATTTACATCAACCTATTGTTAATTATTTGACCGATAGGGGAACTAAAATTCACACCCGTCGTCAAGTACGAGAAATTCAATTTACCGAGTCTGACTCCCAAGCTGAGGTTACCGGTATATTGGTCGCTCAAGGTGAGCAGGAAGAACTAATCACAGCAGATGCTTATGTTTTTGCTTGTGATGTGCCAGGAATTCAGCGTGTCCTTCCTTTATCCTGGCGCAAGTGGCCAGAATTTGATAATATTTACAAGTTAGATGCAGTGCCCGTTGCTACTGTACAACTCCGGTTCGACGGGTGGGTCACAGAACTACAAGACTCAGAAAAACGTCACCAGCTCCATCAAGCTGTCGGTATAGATAATTTATTATATACCGCTGATGCTGACTTCTCCTGTTTTGCTGATTTGGCCCTAACCAGTCCCGCAGATTATTATCGCCCCGGACAAGGTTCCCTCATGCAACTGGTTCTCACACCTGGTGATCCCTTCATTAAACAAAGCAATGAGGCGATCGCTCACCATGTACTCAAGCAAGTTCATGAGTTGTTTCCTTCTTCTAGGGAGTTGAACATGACCTGGTACAGTGTAGTCAAGTTGGCCCAATCTCTCTACAGAGAAGCACCAGGGATGGATCCATACCGTCCGGATCAGAAAACACCTGTGGGCAACTTTTTCCTAGCTGGCAGTTATACGCAACAAGACTATATTGATAGTATGGAAGGGGCGACTATTTCCGGTAAACGAGCAGCTAAGGCAATTTTAGCAACTTGGGGAATTTTTAAGTGA